The Hyphomicrobium sp. MC1 genome window below encodes:
- a CDS encoding GNAT family N-acetyltransferase: protein MSPSLTIRPALPDDIAEISKLHARVFGPGRFARSAYRVREGKGHLSRFCLVACLGKTIIASIRTTEIAIGGKTGAVLLGPIAVDNEHRSLGLGSKLIAAALEAARNGGARLIVLVGDHPYYGRFGFKPVPMGQIIFPGPVNPQRILAYELAADALTEYRGLVVAEPPARKTA, encoded by the coding sequence ATGTCCCCGTCCCTGACCATCCGCCCCGCGCTTCCCGACGATATCGCCGAGATATCCAAGTTGCATGCGCGCGTATTCGGTCCGGGACGCTTCGCCCGCTCCGCCTATCGCGTGCGCGAGGGCAAGGGGCACCTGTCGCGGTTTTGCCTTGTCGCCTGCCTCGGCAAGACGATCATCGCCTCGATCCGCACGACCGAGATCGCCATTGGCGGCAAGACGGGCGCGGTCCTGCTCGGACCGATCGCCGTTGACAACGAACACCGCAGCCTAGGCCTCGGCAGTAAGCTGATCGCGGCGGCGCTGGAAGCTGCGCGCAACGGCGGCGCCCGCCTTATCGTGCTCGTCGGCGATCATCCCTATTACGGCCGCTTCGGCTTCAAGCCCGTGCCGATGGGCCAGATCATTTTTCCCGGCCCGGTCAATCCGCAGCGCATCCTGGCCTACGAACTCGCGGCCGACGCCCTCACCGAGTATCGCGGTCTTGTGGTTGCAGAGCCCCCTGCTCGAAAAACCGCCTGA
- a CDS encoding NUDIX domain-containing protein: protein MREDIPLLGRWIARVFQKYWRVARGLNLSVEACVIDEAGRTLMVQNESGSTWELPVGSVHNSENLETALRRVLREVAGIEVNAQPDLSFFYARGKNEQTGVYLVRHWRRVTALTTREVGFFPIQSLPPDTGAQTAERIRRSVEDRMAPEV from the coding sequence TTGAGAGAAGACATTCCGCTGCTCGGTCGATGGATTGCCCGCGTTTTTCAAAAGTATTGGCGGGTAGCGCGTGGACTGAACCTCTCCGTCGAAGCCTGTGTCATCGACGAAGCGGGGCGCACTCTTATGGTCCAAAACGAAAGTGGCAGCACCTGGGAATTGCCGGTGGGATCGGTTCATAACAGCGAAAATCTTGAAACGGCCCTCCGCCGCGTCCTGCGCGAGGTCGCCGGCATCGAGGTTAACGCCCAACCGGATCTGTCGTTCTTCTATGCTAGGGGGAAAAATGAGCAGACGGGTGTGTATCTCGTCCGCCATTGGCGGCGTGTAACCGCGCTCACCACCCGCGAGGTCGGTTTTTTCCCGATCCAATCCCTTCCGCCGGACACGGGCGCTCAGACGGCCGAGCGAATTCGCCGCTCCGTCGAGGATCGCATGGCGCCGGAAGTATGA
- a CDS encoding metallophosphoesterase: MTEAFTLAHFSDVHLPSTVRAAWPFWNAKRLLGYANWMRKRRRVHVRSVVDRLVADAKALRPDHIAITGDLINLGLPGEYEAALGWLRTVGAPRNVTVVPGNHDIYSSLHGHAGIGRWAQYMGDEDDTLAFPFVRRVGPLALVGLNSAVETPPFYAGGKLGRHQLEIASELLDALGQEGVIRVVLIHHPPLPDLAPTRRALSDAAHLSHLLERGNAELVLYGHNHQPRLDWLHSRGKAVPIIGAASASAAMAHGEEPPANYNLFTFFKNEKGLRIRHIVRGIDGPESAVRKISETVLKAPA, encoded by the coding sequence ATGACCGAAGCTTTCACGCTCGCGCATTTTTCCGATGTGCACCTGCCGTCTACCGTGCGGGCAGCGTGGCCTTTTTGGAATGCAAAACGTCTGCTCGGGTACGCCAATTGGATGCGCAAGCGGCGGCGCGTTCACGTGCGTTCGGTCGTCGACAGACTAGTGGCGGACGCGAAAGCGTTGAGGCCCGATCATATCGCCATCACGGGCGACCTCATCAATCTGGGGTTGCCGGGAGAGTACGAGGCGGCGCTCGGTTGGCTGAGGACCGTCGGGGCGCCTCGGAACGTGACGGTCGTTCCCGGCAACCACGACATTTATTCGAGCCTGCATGGCCATGCCGGAATTGGGCGGTGGGCGCAGTATATGGGCGATGAAGACGACACGCTGGCATTTCCGTTCGTCCGCCGCGTCGGGCCGCTCGCGCTCGTCGGCTTGAACTCGGCCGTCGAGACACCGCCTTTTTATGCCGGCGGTAAGCTTGGTCGCCATCAACTCGAAATTGCCAGCGAGCTTCTCGATGCGCTTGGCCAAGAAGGCGTCATTCGCGTTGTGCTGATCCATCATCCGCCATTGCCGGATCTCGCGCCGACACGACGGGCATTGAGCGATGCGGCGCATCTTTCGCATTTGCTCGAACGCGGGAATGCTGAACTCGTGCTCTATGGACACAATCATCAGCCGCGGCTCGATTGGCTGCATTCGCGCGGCAAAGCCGTTCCGATCATCGGCGCAGCATCGGCGTCAGCGGCGATGGCGCATGGTGAAGAGCCGCCTGCGAACTACAATCTCTTCACGTTCTTTAAAAACGAAAAGGGATTGCGCATTCGTCATATCGTGCGCGGTATCGATGGGCCGGAAAGCGCGGTCAGGAAGATCAGCGAAACGGTGTTGAAGGCGCCGGCATAA
- a CDS encoding patatin-like phospholipase family protein, which translates to MPKPVEINLALQGGGAHGAFTWGVLDRLLEDETLQFGWISATSAGAVNAVALAAGLAEGSRAKAREKLYKIWHAIHQAGVPDLTRLNPFLNGLVRPTQLTTHLATMLSPYEFNPLGFDPLRRLITEHVDFDLIRTRSPVELLIAATHVATGRARLFREDEITVDAVLASACLPVMHHAVEIEGAAYWDGGFSANPDIVTLASESPVPDTLLVMVSPRVNEHLPTTARDISNHANRLTFNAPLLRDIEVVTAVRETSGPLMAKGRLAPICRHRFHLIDGGPITGTLNPETTMQPDWDVITYLHGAGRDHAEKWMDVARSAVGRLETVDLANYFFPPVEDGVQFRTVSTPKRHTGRRGLGGGVKRAK; encoded by the coding sequence TTGCCTAAACCTGTCGAAATCAATCTCGCCCTTCAGGGCGGTGGAGCACACGGCGCCTTCACGTGGGGCGTTCTCGACCGTCTGTTGGAGGATGAAACGCTACAGTTCGGATGGATCAGCGCAACGAGTGCTGGTGCCGTCAATGCGGTAGCGCTTGCAGCCGGTCTGGCTGAAGGTTCTCGTGCCAAAGCGCGCGAGAAGCTCTACAAGATCTGGCATGCGATCCATCAAGCCGGTGTGCCGGATCTCACCCGTCTCAATCCGTTTCTGAACGGATTGGTTCGTCCGACGCAATTGACGACGCATCTCGCGACGATGCTGTCGCCATACGAATTCAATCCGCTGGGCTTCGATCCGCTCCGCCGGCTGATTACCGAGCATGTCGATTTCGATCTGATCCGCACGCGCTCGCCGGTCGAGCTGCTGATTGCTGCGACGCATGTTGCAACGGGCCGCGCACGTCTTTTCCGCGAAGATGAGATCACCGTCGACGCGGTATTGGCGTCCGCCTGTCTCCCGGTCATGCATCACGCCGTAGAAATCGAAGGCGCGGCCTATTGGGACGGCGGCTTTTCGGCCAATCCCGATATCGTGACGCTGGCGAGCGAAAGCCCGGTTCCCGATACGCTGCTGGTGATGGTGTCGCCGCGCGTGAATGAACATCTGCCCACGACGGCGCGCGATATTTCCAATCACGCCAACAGGCTGACATTCAATGCGCCGCTGTTGCGCGATATCGAAGTCGTGACGGCGGTGCGCGAAACGTCCGGGCCGCTCATGGCAAAGGGCCGTTTGGCGCCGATCTGCCGACATCGCTTTCATTTGATCGACGGTGGTCCGATCACGGGCACACTCAATCCCGAGACGACGATGCAGCCCGATTGGGATGTCATCACGTATCTGCACGGCGCCGGGCGCGACCATGCGGAGAAGTGGATGGACGTTGCTCGTTCTGCCGTCGGCCGGCTCGAAACCGTGGACCTCGCGAACTACTTCTTTCCACCAGTCGAAGATGGCGTGCAGTTCCGCACGGTTTCCACGCCGAAGCGGCACACCGGGCGTCGTGGCCTCGGCGGTGGCGTTAAACGCGCGAAGTAG
- a CDS encoding DUF3280 domain-containing protein, producing MINRRTLFVALMAALLLPLLPISIAEAAPLRLAFLGVRIQNDNEGLEPTTDAERKRMAAIGKQFTDALATSGDYKIVPLTDDIRAEIARGQSVGHCGGCEADYGKTLKADRVAWIMVQKVSNLILNMNVYIADVATDKYTFIKSVDIRGNTDESWSRSLKYLLDNYFFERKS from the coding sequence ATGATCAATCGCAGAACTCTCTTTGTGGCGTTGATGGCGGCGTTATTGCTGCCGTTGTTGCCGATTTCAATTGCTGAGGCCGCGCCGTTGCGCTTGGCTTTCCTCGGCGTGCGCATCCAAAACGACAACGAAGGCTTGGAGCCGACGACCGATGCAGAGCGCAAGCGGATGGCGGCGATCGGTAAGCAGTTCACCGATGCGCTGGCAACGTCCGGCGACTATAAAATCGTGCCGTTGACGGACGATATTCGCGCCGAGATCGCGCGCGGACAGTCCGTCGGGCATTGCGGTGGCTGCGAGGCCGATTACGGCAAGACATTGAAAGCCGATCGCGTCGCGTGGATCATGGTGCAGAAAGTTTCAAACCTGATCCTGAATATGAATGTCTATATCGCCGACGTGGCGACAGACAAATATACGTTCATCAAGAGTGTCGATATTCGCGGCAACACGGATGAATCGTGGTCACGCAGTCTGAAATACCTGCTCGACAATTACTTCTTTGAACGGAAGTCGTAG